A part of Carettochelys insculpta isolate YL-2023 chromosome 1, ASM3395843v1, whole genome shotgun sequence genomic DNA contains:
- the TMEM139 gene encoding transmembrane protein 139, producing the protein MWVESHWRGIRQALLFVFTAALLIGVTMLALSSHINPVGFFFLGVGGVCLIGYLLSVFVECFLKQRHPQDTNQAATRRESQAGENAAYEAPSYEEVVRMTPAPAVWTITSNSGTVSTVGEPPPYSVVIEPPTVAETGVETFRVSVASGTRRASEADAGSRLHLRLVLPPRIQRFTSDNHDVKGTEERLERLEPLTPPPAYESPTDDDVFAEDFQPSRQ; encoded by the exons ATGTGGGTAGAGTCACATTGGAGAGGCATCCGCCAGGCTCTGTTGTTTGTCTTCACCGCAGCGCTTCTCATTGGGGTCACCATGCTGGCTCTCTCCTCTCACATCAACCCAGTGGGATTCTTCTTCTTGGGGGTAGGGGGTGTGTGCTTGATTGGCTACCTGCTGAGTGTGTTTGTGGAGTGCTTCCTGAAGCAACGTCACCCACAGGATACAAATCAGGCAGCCACAAGGAGGGAGAGCCAGGCAGG GGAGAATGCTGCCTATGAAGCACCATCCTATGAAGAAGTGGTGAGAATGACACCAGCACCAGCAGTCTGGACGATCACCTCCAATTCAGGCACAGTCTCAACAGTGGGGGAGCCCCCACCATACAGTGTGGTCATTGAGCCGCCCACTGTGGCAGAGACTGGGGTGGAGACCTTTCGTGTCTCTGTGGCATCGGGCACCAGGCGTGCGTCAGAGGCAGATGCAGGCTCCAGGCTGCACCTTAGGTTGGTGCTGCCCCCCAGGATTCAGCGGTTTACCTCAGATAACCACGATGTCAAAGGTACTGAAGAAAGGCTGGAGCGGCTGGAGCCACTCACCCCACCACCTGCTTATGAGAGTCCCACTGATGACGATGTCTTTGCAGAAGATTTCCAGCCCTCGAGACAATGA